A single genomic interval of Musa acuminata AAA Group cultivar baxijiao chromosome BXJ3-4, Cavendish_Baxijiao_AAA, whole genome shotgun sequence harbors:
- the LOC103983094 gene encoding small ribosomal subunit protein uS13z/uS13y/uS13x: protein MSLVANEDFQHILRVLNTNVDGKQKIMFALTSIKGIGRRFANIVCKKADVDMNKRAGEISAAELENLMTIVANPRQFKIPDWFLNRKKDYKDGRYSQVVSNALDMKLRDDLERLKKIRNHRGLRHFWGLRVRGQHTKTTGRRGKTVGVSKKR, encoded by the exons ATG TCGCTGGTCGCGAACGAGGATTTCCAGCACATTCTTCGTGTTCTGAACACGAACGTCGATGGGAAGCAGAAGATCATGTTCGCCCTCACCTCTATCAAGGGTATCGGCCGCCGCTTCGCCAACATCGTCTGCAAGAAGGCCGACGTCGACATGAACAAGAG GGCTGGTGAGATCTCGGCTGCCGAACTCGAGAACTTGATGACAATTGTTGCCAATCCGCGCCAGTTCAAGATCCCGGATTGGTTCTTGAACAGGAAGAAAGACTACAAGGATGGACGATATTCTCAGGTTGTTTCAAATGCCTTAGACATGAAGCTGAGGGATGACCTTGAGAGACTGAAGAAGATAAG GAACCACCGTGGTCTCCGTCACTTCTGGGGTCTTCGAGTTCGTGGTCAGCACACCAAGACAACTGGCAGGAGGGGAAAGACTGTTGGTGTCTCTAAGAAGCGATGA